The Apium graveolens cultivar Ventura chromosome 3, ASM990537v1, whole genome shotgun sequence sequence ggatgtagtttttttaaaaattataaaactttactatttttggaaagttttgaaatgtaaacaatttgGAGGGAATCTAAAAtaggaaagtgtaaacaaatgggagggagCCCGCCCCTTAAAGTCCAATAAAAGGCCCCGATAATTCCCTTCTTACGTCTAATTCCAAGCCAAAACCCTCTTCCAAAAACCCTAAAAACAAATTGAAAacagagagagatagagagagagagaggaggaTGAAGCTGCTAACACACAACATGTTATCATCAAACATAAAGGGGGTAACGAATGGATTCCCTCTTGGCATCGAAGCTGAAAAGATAATAGAAAGGCCTGTGGATATGAACCCTGATTTCTTGAAAAACATGTTCTTTAAAATCGAGTGGAAGCCACTTGTGGAAGCTTCCAGAATAATGGGTTACTCTGATCTTCCCGTAGATGTTCCCGATTCATCGGTTCTTGATTCAGATGAGTTTCTTCGCAAGTTTCATCATGCCCTTTTGGAGATTCATCTTGAAGAAGGTGCTCTTGTTTGTCCCCAAACTGGTCGTAAGTTTCCGGTTAATAAGGGCATTCCTAATATGCTTCTTCATGAGGATGAGGTCTGACCCTTCTCTATTTGCTTTTCGTCGTTTAATTGATTCCGTATTTTGTTGTAATAGATTACTGGACTATAAATTATTCGGGGGGTTTGCGTTATTAGGATGTTGTGAGTGGTTATTTGCTAATTTTGTATTTCAACTCTATTTTCTACGAGCTCGAGATTGCAGTTTTTTCTACTTATTTGAGTTACTTTGCATCACTAGAACCGGTAGACATTCTATATGAGACAAAACAATCAACATAAGTGTAACTATTAGCTGGCCAAGTTAATTAGCAAACTGTGCTGCGATTAGCCCTTTTGCTTCTTCAATGAAAAATGTGGCCTTCCACTTCTTTTATGACAAGTAAAATTAATTGAAGCTAAGTTTATAAAATGTATAAGCCAGTAACTCATGACTTGAGTAAGAGCTTATTTTACCAATGATAGGTGTGCAACTGTGGGATATCGGCAGCCTTAGGCTCTCTTTTTTGCGAAGGATTAATTTGTCAAATTTAGCTTTTAAAGGGTGGGAATGTTCCTCGGTATTTGCAGATGTTAGAATAGCTTCTGAAATAATCTGGGGGAATGAATACCTGTTCTTTATACGTGATACTGGCAGATTAATTTGGTTATATATATCATTCTAAAAAGCATATGATGTGATATCGCTAACCCGTATAGATATCTAACTTATGTGTTTAAAAGCTTAAAAGTGAATTCACAGAGTACACATGCCTCATCCAAGTACACGGGGGTTGTGCTTCGTGCAAAGAATACCATACAGCATAACCTGAAATTGTTCTAATTGGTTGATCTCTACTTATCAACAAATTTTAGTTTGATATGGAGAGGGTAATACATAAACACAGTAAGATTCTCTGCTGGCTGCCTGGCTGGGCGGCTGGGCAGAGGCCTTGAGCGGCTACTCATTAGAGGTCTACCGGCCACCCAATCGAAAGCATATAGATACTTTGATTGGTAATAGCCCCTCTCCGTAGC is a genomic window containing:
- the LOC141711477 gene encoding multifunctional methyltransferase subunit TRM112 homolog A-like, producing the protein MKLLTHNMLSSNIKGVTNGFPLGIEAEKIIERPVDMNPDFLKNMFFKIEWKPLVEASRIMGYSDLPVDVPDSSVLDSDEFLRKFHHALLEIHLEEGALVCPQTGRKFPVNKGIPNMLLHEDEV